From Ascochyta rabiei chromosome 16, complete sequence, the proteins below share one genomic window:
- a CDS encoding Isopentenyl-diphosphate Delta-isomerase — protein MSSAVAATEQPKITAENVVRLFPEVNTTVIGGSHDSARNDDALAGYDEEQIKLMDEVCIVLDDDDKPIGSASKKVCHLMENINKGLLHRAFSVFLFDSQNRLLLQQRATEKITFPDMWTNTCCSHPLGIPGETGSTLEESVQGVRRAAVRKLDQELGIESSQVPIDDFKFLTRIHYKAPSDGMWGEHEVDYILFIKADVDLNINPNEVRDSCFVTQEELKAMFQDKSLKFTPWFKLICETMLFEWWSHLNSGLEKYLGETEIRRM, from the exons ATGAGCTCTGCCGTCGCCGCCACCGAGCAGCCCAAGATCACAGCCGAGAACGTTGTGCGCCTGTTCCCTGAAGTCAACACAACTGTCATTGGAGGATCGCACGACTCAGCCCGCAACGACGACGCGCTCGCTGGCTACGATGAAGAGCAGATCAAGCTGATGGATGAGGTGTGCATTGTGctagacgacgacgacaagcCTATTGGAAGCGCAAGTAAGAAAGTTT GCCACCTGATGGAGAACATAAACAAGGGCCTCCTCCACCGCGCTTTCTCTGTTTTCCTCTTCGACTCCCAGAACCGACTCCTCCTCCAGCAGCGAGCTACCGAGAAGATCACCTTCCCAGACATGTGGACAAACACCTGCTGCTCGCACCCATTGGGCATTCCTGGAGAGACAGGATCCACCTTGGAGGAGTCGGTTCAGGGCGTCCGACGTGCAGCCGTTCGCAAGCTTGACCAGGAGCTTGGCATCGAGTCTTCTCAAGTTCCCATCGACGACTTCAAGTTCCTGACAAGAATACACTACAAGGCACCCAGTGACGGCATGTGGGGTGAGCACGAAG TGGACTACATCCTCTTCATCAAGGCCGACGTAGATCTCAACATTAACCCTAACGAAGTCCGTGACAGCTGCTTTGTTACGCAAGAGGAGTTGAAGGCCATGTTCCAAGACAAGTCGCTCAAGTTCACACCGTGGTTCAAGTTGATCTGCGAGACGATGTTGTTCGAGTGGTGGAGCCACCTCAACTCCGGCCTTGAGAAGTACCTTGGAGAGACAGAGATTCGCAGAATGTAA